Sequence from the Candidatus Binatia bacterium genome:
GCGTACAGCGCACGCTGCACGTCGTAGGCAACCTGCTGGTGAACGCGATTGAACTGCAGGTTGGCGCCGAGGAGCTGCTGCAACGCCCGGTCGTAGTCCGCGGCGCGCCGGCCGAAGTCGATCAGCACCCAGGACAACTCGAGGCCGGGGGTCACCTGGGCCCCGGTGGTGAACACCGGCCCGGTCCCGGCCAGGTTCTCCTGCTGGACGTAACCGGCGGCAGCCAGCAGGGTGAGCATGGGCAGGTATGCCCCCCCGGCCACCCCGAGCCGAGCTGCCGCGCTCCGTGCACGCTCCCACGAGAGGCGGGTCTGCGGGTTGATGCGCAGGGCAAGATCGATCAGCCCCGGCACGTCGTAGGCGACATCCGGATCGGGGCCGGCGACCACGCCCGGGAACTCCGCCGCCGCCCGGCGCGTCGCGTCGACTCCGCCGGGCGGGTACGCCGGACCGCTGCCGTCCCACGGGCGCGTCGGCCCCGGCGGCGCATTCGGCAGCGGATCGGTCGCGACGCGCGTGCCGATCGGCGCGCACGCGGAGAACGCCAGCGCGGCAACGACGACCGGGAGACGGCCCGCAAACCGGTTGCCGGATGGGCGGCGGTCAGGCCGCGGCGCCGGCCCCACCTGCCGCCTCACCGCCCCACCACCGCCGTAGTCTGCAGCTCCGGATGATCGCCCGTTCCCGGCGGGTAGCGCGGGAAATCCTCGTCGTTGCCGCGCCCCGGGGTGCCGCTGGGCTCTACCGCCCAACCGCCGCCGAGGGCGCGATACAACTGCACGACGGCCACGAGCTGATCGCGTTCGGTCTGCGCCAGAGCGTTCTCCGCCGGGAAAAGCTGCTGCTGCGCTTCCAGCACCTCGTAGTACGTCGCCAGACCGCCCACGTACCGCAAGGTCGCCAGGCGTACCGACTCGCGCAGCGCCTGCACCGCCAGCTCCTGCTGAACGCGCACGCCGACCAGCTTATCCTGGTCGACCAGCGCGTTCGCCACTTCGGCCAGGGCCTGCACGACCGCCTGCCGGTAAGTCTCCAGCGCCTGCTCCCACTGTTGCTCGGCTCCCTTGTAGCCGTAGTAGAGCGCGCCGCCCTGAAAGAGCGGCCCGGCCAGCGTCCCGCCGAACGTCCACACGTTACCGGCGCCCTTGAAGACCGCTTCGAGTTCGCTGCTGGCGCCCCCATACAACGCGGTCAGCCCGAGCCTGGGAAAGAAGTTCGCAACCGCCACGCCGACGCCGGCGTTGGCGGCGACGATTCCCTGTTCGGCGCGGCGGATGTCGGGGCGCCGCCGCAACAGTTCCGCGGGCAGCCCCGGCGGCGTCTGCGGCGGCATGCGCGCCGCCGCCAGGGTAACGCCACGAACGATCGAGCCCGGCGGCCGGCCGAGCAGCACGCTGAGCCGGTTTTCCTGAATGGCGATCAGGCGCTCGACATTCGGGATCGCGGCCGCCGCACTCGCCAGGGCCGCCTGCGCCCGGGTCATTGCCAACTTCGAGGTGTAACCGCCTTCGAACTGGCGGGCGAACAGTTGCAGGGTGTCCGTGAAACTCTGCGTCGTGCGTCTCGCGATTTCCAGCTCGGTGTCGAGTTCCAGCAACGTCAGATATGCCTCGGCCACGTCGGCAACCAGGGTCAGCACCACGCCCCGCCGAACCTCCTCGGCCGCGAACAACTCCGCCACGGACGCCTCGGTGGCGCGCCGTACCCGCCCCCAGATGTCGATCTCCCAGGCCAGATTGAAGGCGCCCAGAAACGAGTTGAAGGTTCTTGCCGTATCGCTCCCGTTAAGCGAGCTGAGATTCAGACTGTTGCGCGACGCCCCACCCTGGTAGCCGAGTTGGGGGGCCAGCGGCGCCCGCGTCACCCCCACCTGCGCACGCGCCTGTTCGACCCGCGCCGCCGCCGCAGCCAGGTCGTAGTTCTGCTGCAACGCCTCGCGCACCAGGTCCTGCAGCACCGGGTCGTCGAAGACCTGCCACCAGGGCAGATCGGCAAACGACTCCGGCTCGGCGGCGGTCTCCGTCGCGCCCCGATACGCCGCCGGCGTCGCCAGCTCGGGCGGCGTGTAGTTCGGGCCGACGGCACAGCCGGCAACCGCCACAGCCGTCACGATAACCGCCAGCACCCGCGTCATGACCCCTGTCCTCCCCCGCCGGTCACTGGCGGCGCCGCCGGCGGTTTCTCGCCGCGCAGCCGCTCGACGACGTAGAACGAGACCGGAACGATGAAGATCGCAATCAGCGACGCCGCCAGCATACCGCCGATGACCGCCGTCCCGAGGATCTTCCGCGATTCCGCCCCCGATCCGGAAGCGGTGACCAGCGGCACCACGCCGAGAATGAAGGCGAACGCCGTCATGAGGATCGGCCGCAGCCGCAGGCGCGCCGCCGCGAGCGCCGCATCCACCACCGACTTGCCGCCCTCGTACTCGTCCTTGGCGAACTCGACGATGAGAATGGCGTTCTTGGCCGCCAGGCCGATCAGCATCACGAGGCCGATCTGCGCGTACACGTCGTTGTCGAAGCCGCGCAACCACAGGCCGGCGTACGCCCCGAAGACGGCGATCGGCACGCCGAGCAAGACACTGAACGGCAACGACCAGCTCTCGTACTGCGCCGCCAGGATCAGGAACACCATGAGCAGCGAGAACCCGAAGATCACGCTCGGCGGCACACCCTGCGCCGCCACCTGCTCCTGGAACGACATGCCCATGTAGTCGAAACCCATTTCGACCGGTTGCGTCTCCGCAAACACCTGCTCCAGCGCCGCCATCACCTGACCCGAGCTGTATCCCGGCGCGGCCACGGCGTTGATCTGCGCGGTGTTGTAACCGTTGAAGTGCATCAGGAACTCGGGGCCGTTGATCTTCTGGATGTCGACGAGGGCCGACAAGGGCACCTGCTCCTTCTTGTTGTTCAGCACATAGAAGCGTCCGACGTTTTCGGCGGTGGTCCGCGCCGGTCCGTCGGCCTGCACGTACACCTGCCAGACGAACCCGAACAGGTTGAAGTAGTTAACGAACGTGCCGCCCATGAAGGTCTGCAACGTCTTGTACACCGAACTCAGATCGACACCCTGCGTGAGGACCTTGTCGGTATCGACCTTCGCGTACATCTGCGGCGTGTCGGGGATAAAGGTCGTGAACACCGAGGCGAACTCCGGCCGTTTGCGCGCCGCGGCCATGAACGTGGCAGTGTTCTCCGCGAGGAACTTGACCCCCGTGCCGCTGCGGTCCTCGAGCATGAACGTCGCCCCGCCCGAAGTTCCCACCCCTGGGATCGCCGGCGGCGCGAAGGCGAACGCCTGCGCCTCGGGCAACATGTAGAGCTTCTGGTTGAGCTCGCGCATGATCGCCGCGGCCGTGCGTCCCTCCTTGTCGCGCTCCTCCCACGGCGTCAGCGTGACGAAGTAAAAGGCGCTGTAGGTCGTGTTCACGCCGCTCAGCAAACTGAAGCCGGCAATCGTGTTGTACGTCTGCACCCCCGCGGTCTCCTTGAGCAGCGCCTCGATCTGCCGGCATACCCCGTCGGTCCGCTGCAGCGACGCCGCGTTGGGAAGCTGCACGTTCATGTAGAAGTACCCCTGGTCTTCCTCCGGCAGGAAGCTCCCGGGCAAACGCGAGCCCAGCAACACGGCCACCACGGCGATGCCGGCGAGCGCCAGCATCGACACCGCCGATCCGCGAATCAGTTTATGGCACCAGTTCACGTAGCCGTCGGTGGCACGCGCGAACACGCGGTTGAACCAGCGGAAGAAAGCGCCCAACGGACCGCGAGTCTCCTTCCGCGGCCGCAGCAGCAACGCCGCGAGGGCGGGGCTCAACGACAGCGCGTTGAACGCCGAGATGACCACCGACACCGCGATCGTCACCGCGAACTGCTGATACAACCTGCCGGTGATGCCGGGGATGAAGGCCGTGGGCACGAACACGGCGACAAGGATCAACGCGATCGCCATCACCGGCGCCGACACCTGCGACATGGCCTTGAAAGCCGCGTCGCGCGGCGACAGGCCATGTTCGATGTGGTGCTCGACTGCCTCGACCACCACGATGGCGTCGTCGACCACCAGGCCGATCGCCAGCACGAGGCCGAACAGGGACAGCGTGTTGATCGAAAATCCGAAGAACGGAAAGATCATGAACGTGCCGACCAGCGACACCGGCACGGCCAGCAGCGGAATCAGCGTCGCACGGAAACCCTGCAGGAAGACAAACACCACGATGATGACGAGGACCAGCGCCTCGAACAGCGTCTTGACGATCTCGCGAATACCCTCGGTCACCGCCAGCGTGGTATCGAGCGAGACGACGTAATCGAGGTCCTCGGGAAAGCGCTTCCTGGCTTCCTCCATCAGCGCCTTCGCCTGGTTCATGGTGTCAATCGCGTTGGAGTCGGGGAGCTGATAGATCGCGACGATCGCCGCCGGCGCGCCGTTGAGGCGCCCGATCATCGAGTACGTCTGCGCACCCAGCTCGATGCGGGCAACGTCGCGCATCCGCACCACGGAGCCGTCGGGGTTAGCACGCACGACGACATTGCCGAACTCCTCGACGCTGGCCAGCCGGCCCTGCGCCCGCACCGTGTACGTGAACTGCTGCCCCGGCGGCACCGGCTCGCCGCCGATCTGACCGGCGGGGTTGACCGTGTTCTGGCTTTTCAGTGCTTCGAGGATCTCGGTCACCGTGATCCCGAGCTTCGCCAGCACGTCGGGGTCGACCCAGAAGCGCATCGCGTAGTTGCCGGCGCCGAAGATCAGCACCTGGCCGATACCGGGCACACGCGCCATCGGGTTGTTGATATTGATGAAGGCGTAGTTGGTCAGAAAGAGCGCATCGTAAGTGCCCTTCGGCGAGTACAGGGAAAACAGCGCCAGCGGGCTGGTCGCCGAGGGCTTGATGTTGATCCCGTACTGCTGCACGTCCATCGGCAACTGCGAGGCCGCCTGCTGGTAGCGCATCTGCACGAGGATCTGGTCGGTGTTGACGTCGGTGGTGACGTCGAAATCGACCTTGAGGGTCATCTGCCCGTTACTGGCGTTGTACGAGTACATGTAGATCATGCCGTCGACGCCTTGCATCTGCTGCTCGATCGGCGTGGCGACGGAGTCCGCCAGAGTGACGGCGTCGGCACCGACGTAGGTGGCCGTCAACTGGATCTCGGGTGGCGCGATGTTCGGGAACTGGGCCACCGGCAGGGCGACCATGGCCACGATCCCGACGATCACCATGATGATCGAGATCACCATGGACACGATGGGCCGATTGATGAAGAAGTTCGACATGCGCGCAGCCCCGCGTCGCCTCAGAACGGCATCGGTGTCGCCGTCGGGCCGGGAGTCGGCACCGCGAACGGTTTCGGGCTGACCTTGACGCCGCCGCGCACTTTCTGCACGCCTTCGACGATCACCCGCTCGCCCGCCTTCACGCCGGAGGCGATCGCCCAGTAGAAACCGTCGCGTGGGCCGGTGACCACGTTGCGCATCTCGACCGTGTTGTCGGGCAGCACGACGGCAACCTGGGTGGCGCCCTGCACGTCGGCGACGGCCGCCTGCGGCACGACCAACGCTTTCGGCAGCACCTCCAGTTGCGCCCGCACCTTGGCGTAACCGCCGGGCCGCAGGACGTTGCGCGGATTGGGGAACAGCCCCTCGATGGTCAGCGTACCCGTGCGCGGGTCGACCTCGCGCCCCACCACGTACACCTTGCCGGAGCTGGGATAAGTGGTGCCGTCGGCGAGGATCAAGCGCAGATCGTCGCGGCGAGCTTCTTCGTTCGTGTCACCCGCGGCCCGCGCGCGCGCTAACCGGAGGTACTCCTGCTCGGCGATCGGGAATCTTACCTTGATCGGATCGAGCTGCGAGACGGTGGTCATCACCGTCGACAGATCCACCAGATCGCCCACCTGCGCCTGCGCGATGCCCGCGACACCGTCGATCAACGACGTAACCTTGGTCCAATCGAGGTTCAGCCGCGCCTGATCGACGGCAGCCTTCGCGGCGTCGACCGTCGCCTGACTGGCCTGCGTCGCCTGAATCGCATTGTCGAGTTCTTGCTGGCTGACCGCGCCCTCCCGGGCCAGCGGTGTGTAGCGCGCAACGTCGAGCTGGTTCTTCTTCAAGATCGCCAGATTCTGGGCCAGATTCGCCCGGGCTTGTTCGAACTGCGCCTGAAACTCGCGCGGATCGATCTGGAAGAGCGCCTGGTTCGCCTTTACGACGTCGCCCTCGTGGTAAAGCTTGGCGAGGAGATAACCCTTCACCTGCGGCCGGATGTCGGCATTGATGAACCCGGTCATCACGCCGATCCACTCGCCGTAAACCGGCACTTCCTTCTGCACGACCTCCGTAACCAGCACCTCGGGCGGCGGCGGAGCGGTCGGTTTGTCGCCCCGGCCGCAGGCGGTCCCCAGCAGACTCACGGCAAGCAGCGAACCGACGACTTCGACGAGTCTCCGGGATAAATCGCCACGCTGCTGCCACGCTGTGCGCCGCCTCATGAGCACCTCCTACCGTCGTGAATCTATGGGGCGCCTTATGCCCTAAACGCCACGGGCAAATCCACCGAGACCGCAATCGGTCTCGGACCGGCAGCGGGACGGCGGTAAGGATGCCGGCAAGGGGTCGGGGGTGTCCGGGCGTTAGCTACTGTCGGCAGCGCAAGCGCCGAATCGCGGCACAACCTGCGCACCCGGCCGCCCGGCACTTCGTCAGCTCGGCGGCCTGCTGCCTCACTTCCACCGCGCCACCAGGCGGGCGCGGCGCACCACCGCGAAACGGGCGACCACGCCTTCGCGCTGGTCATCCGCGTTGATGCTAACAAGATCCACCAGCCCGCCGTAGCGCACGTCGCCGCCGACCAGAGCCCGCAACTTCAGGTCGCGCATGACCTGATAGCC
This genomic interval carries:
- a CDS encoding efflux transporter outer membrane subunit; translation: MTRVLAVIVTAVAVAGCAVGPNYTPPELATPAAYRGATETAAEPESFADLPWWQVFDDPVLQDLVREALQQNYDLAAAAARVEQARAQVGVTRAPLAPQLGYQGGASRNSLNLSSLNGSDTARTFNSFLGAFNLAWEIDIWGRVRRATEASVAELFAAEEVRRGVVLTLVADVAEAYLTLLELDTELEIARRTTQSFTDTLQLFARQFEGGYTSKLAMTRAQAALASAAAAIPNVERLIAIQENRLSVLLGRPPGSIVRGVTLAAARMPPQTPPGLPAELLRRRPDIRRAEQGIVAANAGVGVAVANFFPRLGLTALYGGASSELEAVFKGAGNVWTFGGTLAGPLFQGGALYYGYKGAEQQWEQALETYRQAVVQALAEVANALVDQDKLVGVRVQQELAVQALRESVRLATLRYVGGLATYYEVLEAQQQLFPAENALAQTERDQLVAVVQLYRALGGGWAVEPSGTPGRGNDEDFPRYPPGTGDHPELQTTAVVGR
- a CDS encoding multidrug efflux RND transporter permease subunit: MSNFFINRPIVSMVISIIMVIVGIVAMVALPVAQFPNIAPPEIQLTATYVGADAVTLADSVATPIEQQMQGVDGMIYMYSYNASNGQMTLKVDFDVTTDVNTDQILVQMRYQQAASQLPMDVQQYGINIKPSATSPLALFSLYSPKGTYDALFLTNYAFININNPMARVPGIGQVLIFGAGNYAMRFWVDPDVLAKLGITVTEILEALKSQNTVNPAGQIGGEPVPPGQQFTYTVRAQGRLASVEEFGNVVVRANPDGSVVRMRDVARIELGAQTYSMIGRLNGAPAAIVAIYQLPDSNAIDTMNQAKALMEEARKRFPEDLDYVVSLDTTLAVTEGIREIVKTLFEALVLVIIVVFVFLQGFRATLIPLLAVPVSLVGTFMIFPFFGFSINTLSLFGLVLAIGLVVDDAIVVVEAVEHHIEHGLSPRDAAFKAMSQVSAPVMAIALILVAVFVPTAFIPGITGRLYQQFAVTIAVSVVISAFNALSLSPALAALLLRPRKETRGPLGAFFRWFNRVFARATDGYVNWCHKLIRGSAVSMLALAGIAVVAVLLGSRLPGSFLPEEDQGYFYMNVQLPNAASLQRTDGVCRQIEALLKETAGVQTYNTIAGFSLLSGVNTTYSAFYFVTLTPWEERDKEGRTAAAIMRELNQKLYMLPEAQAFAFAPPAIPGVGTSGGATFMLEDRSGTGVKFLAENTATFMAAARKRPEFASVFTTFIPDTPQMYAKVDTDKVLTQGVDLSSVYKTLQTFMGGTFVNYFNLFGFVWQVYVQADGPARTTAENVGRFYVLNNKKEQVPLSALVDIQKINGPEFLMHFNGYNTAQINAVAAPGYSSGQVMAALEQVFAETQPVEMGFDYMGMSFQEQVAAQGVPPSVIFGFSLLMVFLILAAQYESWSLPFSVLLGVPIAVFGAYAGLWLRGFDNDVYAQIGLVMLIGLAAKNAILIVEFAKDEYEGGKSVVDAALAAARLRLRPILMTAFAFILGVVPLVTASGSGAESRKILGTAVIGGMLAASLIAIFIVPVSFYVVERLRGEKPPAAPPVTGGGGQGS
- a CDS encoding efflux RND transporter periplasmic adaptor subunit, translating into MRRRTAWQQRGDLSRRLVEVVGSLLAVSLLGTACGRGDKPTAPPPPEVLVTEVVQKEVPVYGEWIGVMTGFINADIRPQVKGYLLAKLYHEGDVVKANQALFQIDPREFQAQFEQARANLAQNLAILKKNQLDVARYTPLAREGAVSQQELDNAIQATQASQATVDAAKAAVDQARLNLDWTKVTSLIDGVAGIAQAQVGDLVDLSTVMTTVSQLDPIKVRFPIAEQEYLRLARARAAGDTNEEARRDDLRLILADGTTYPSSGKVYVVGREVDPRTGTLTIEGLFPNPRNVLRPGGYAKVRAQLEVLPKALVVPQAAVADVQGATQVAVVLPDNTVEMRNVVTGPRDGFYWAIASGVKAGERVIVEGVQKVRGGVKVSPKPFAVPTPGPTATPMPF